The following coding sequences are from one Arthrobacter crystallopoietes window:
- a CDS encoding glycoside hydrolase family 10 protein — translation MTGSDLGSTFSRRQFNTAAALTVLGAAGLLGGSLSRAVTAAGPRPLEVSLAAAVPNRVYRITARERARVADAPKHEFRGFWLSSVVNIDWPSRSGLTAAVQQAELRGWLDLARSRNLNAVMLQVRPAGDVFWPSKVGEPWSRYLTGTQGRNPGYDPLPYAVSQAHARNLHLHAWFNPFRAGMTANLADLISWHPARKNPSWTFAYGGRRYYNPGIPAVRSFIIKVIAEVVAKYDVDGVHLDDYFYPYPVTGQSIPDSAAYNAYRLPGESLANFRRRSVNVFVRDLSARIAATKPRMLFGISPFGIWRNQSTDSRGSATSGFQSYDGIFADSRLWVKQGWLDYVVPQLYWHQGNPAADYNTLVNWWSAQVSGTSCKLYIGEAAYKVGDPAQGADWQDRRELYNHTAKCRATARVSGQVYFSAKSVRANKLGSITLVKDKYYKRVAMTPVMSHLGTQRPYTPVISSARWNGSGVELIWRGSNSGTLPRHYAIYRWEAKADSSAFIPSQAGALRRVHRRRGNPEKFLDTGAVRGRTYWYVLVGHSDLMVESAAASAIFIRA, via the coding sequence ATGACTGGCAGCGATTTGGGGTCTACATTCTCGCGGCGGCAGTTCAATACTGCGGCGGCCTTGACCGTGCTCGGCGCCGCAGGTCTGCTCGGCGGCAGCCTGTCCAGAGCGGTGACGGCGGCAGGTCCGCGGCCGCTCGAGGTAAGCCTCGCCGCGGCCGTTCCCAACCGGGTCTACCGCATCACCGCGCGGGAGCGTGCCCGCGTCGCGGACGCGCCGAAGCACGAGTTCCGTGGTTTCTGGCTCTCCAGCGTGGTCAATATCGACTGGCCGTCGCGTTCCGGCCTGACCGCCGCAGTCCAACAGGCCGAGCTCCGCGGCTGGCTGGATCTGGCCCGCAGCCGGAACCTGAATGCCGTGATGCTGCAGGTCCGCCCGGCCGGCGATGTCTTCTGGCCGTCCAAAGTCGGTGAACCGTGGTCCCGCTACCTGACCGGCACCCAAGGCAGGAACCCCGGCTACGATCCGCTGCCCTACGCGGTCAGCCAGGCCCATGCCAGGAACCTGCATCTGCACGCCTGGTTCAACCCGTTCCGTGCCGGCATGACGGCGAACCTGGCCGACCTGATCTCCTGGCACCCCGCGCGGAAGAATCCCAGCTGGACGTTCGCCTACGGCGGCCGCCGCTACTACAACCCCGGCATTCCCGCTGTGCGCAGCTTCATCATCAAGGTGATTGCCGAGGTCGTGGCGAAGTACGACGTCGACGGCGTGCATCTGGACGACTACTTCTATCCCTATCCGGTGACCGGCCAAAGCATCCCGGACTCGGCTGCCTACAACGCCTACCGGCTGCCCGGCGAGAGCCTGGCGAACTTCCGGCGGCGCAGCGTGAACGTCTTTGTCCGCGACCTGAGCGCCAGGATCGCCGCCACCAAACCACGGATGCTGTTCGGCATCAGCCCGTTCGGAATCTGGCGCAACCAGTCGACGGACAGCCGCGGCTCCGCGACCTCCGGGTTCCAGAGCTACGACGGCATCTTCGCCGACTCGCGGCTCTGGGTGAAGCAGGGCTGGTTGGACTATGTGGTGCCGCAGCTCTACTGGCACCAAGGTAATCCGGCCGCCGACTACAACACGCTGGTCAACTGGTGGTCAGCCCAGGTCAGCGGCACCAGCTGCAAGCTCTACATCGGCGAGGCCGCCTACAAGGTCGGCGACCCAGCCCAGGGCGCCGATTGGCAGGACCGGCGGGAGCTGTACAACCACACCGCCAAGTGCCGGGCGACGGCAAGGGTCAGCGGCCAGGTGTACTTCTCAGCCAAGTCCGTGCGGGCCAACAAGCTGGGCAGCATCACCCTGGTGAAGGACAAGTACTACAAGCGGGTGGCCATGACGCCGGTCATGTCCCATCTGGGCACCCAGCGTCCCTACACGCCCGTGATCAGCAGCGCGCGCTGGAACGGCTCCGGCGTCGAGCTGATTTGGCGCGGTTCAAACAGCGGGACCTTGCCGCGGCATTACGCCATCTACCGCTGGGAAGCCAAGGCGGATTCCAGTGCCTTCATCCCCTCCCAGGCAGGGGCTCTGCGCCGTGTGCACCGCCGCCGCGGCAATCCCGAAAAGTTCCTGGATACCGGAGCGGTGCGGGGACGGACATACTGGTACGTCCTCGTCGGACACAGCGACCTGATGGTTGAATCCGCCGCCGCCTCCGCGATCTTCATCCGCGCCTGA
- a CDS encoding DUF6226 family protein: protein MGDAEDVFEGPAVELPEPMQRSRALYRPESEVQRPVRHARGYERFVAFCSEQDVDAAQLGSDPARLVEFLHSSGARIAADSALEAAAGVFAGNVLAHLRPDAQWRTFEGSSPAVGNDDLQFEIEGLPGRIREADVEWLEGFISVIQEWQSEEAESLPAMQPRPVPAAPGQPPYVRPALPVEEFRSPDGQPIPYGSRWGVDGPPLEAYSVDSHTERFAGLHTVARALIEHLREVYDVDAEPDPERVPELLVHSEEVREAVRLTPRDPGAAVLTFGFTSYPGVVVHAGLLHEFIFPSCGCDACDETAESEADRLERLVLAVAAGGYGERYPVGRRGWSEYALTAADGSWSEGGRGEPDAVAGTRLREAELKLQEVPEGWRPWPLRNS from the coding sequence ATGGGAGATGCTGAGGATGTTTTCGAGGGACCCGCGGTAGAACTGCCTGAACCGATGCAGCGCTCGCGGGCGCTCTACCGGCCGGAGTCCGAAGTCCAGCGGCCGGTACGGCACGCGCGTGGATACGAGCGGTTCGTCGCCTTCTGCAGCGAACAGGACGTGGACGCAGCACAGCTGGGATCGGATCCGGCCCGGCTCGTGGAGTTCCTGCACTCGTCGGGTGCCCGGATCGCCGCTGACAGTGCGCTCGAAGCCGCGGCGGGAGTGTTCGCCGGAAACGTGCTGGCTCACCTGCGGCCGGACGCGCAGTGGCGGACCTTCGAGGGCAGTTCACCGGCCGTCGGAAACGATGACCTGCAGTTTGAGATCGAGGGCCTCCCCGGCCGGATCCGTGAGGCCGATGTGGAGTGGCTGGAGGGCTTCATCTCCGTCATCCAGGAGTGGCAGAGCGAAGAGGCTGAAAGCCTGCCCGCCATGCAACCGCGGCCGGTGCCGGCTGCACCGGGCCAACCTCCGTACGTCCGGCCGGCGCTCCCGGTGGAAGAGTTCAGGTCCCCGGACGGGCAGCCCATTCCGTACGGAAGCCGGTGGGGCGTGGACGGTCCGCCGCTGGAGGCCTACAGTGTGGACAGCCATACGGAGCGCTTCGCCGGACTGCACACCGTGGCCCGCGCACTGATCGAGCACCTTCGCGAGGTGTACGACGTCGATGCAGAACCTGACCCTGAGCGCGTGCCGGAACTGCTGGTGCACTCCGAGGAGGTGCGGGAAGCGGTCCGGTTAACTCCCCGCGACCCTGGCGCCGCGGTCCTGACTTTCGGGTTTACCAGTTACCCCGGCGTGGTGGTCCATGCCGGGCTGCTGCACGAGTTCATCTTCCCGTCCTGCGGCTGCGATGCCTGTGACGAGACCGCCGAATCGGAGGCCGACCGGCTGGAGCGGCTGGTGCTTGCGGTAGCGGCCGGCGGCTACGGTGAGCGGTATCCGGTGGGCCGGCGTGGGTGGAGCGAATATGCGTTGACGGCGGCGGACGGTTCCTGGTCGGAAGGCGGCAGGGGAGAGCCCGATGCCGTCGCAGGGACCCGGCTCCGCGAGGCCGAGCTGAAGCTGCAGGAAGTTCCGGAGGGCTGGCGTCCTTGGCCGTTGCGGAACAGCTGA
- the lepB gene encoding signal peptidase I, with protein sequence MSVERATSAGAPGGARRGAVRPGVVYSGVLVLLILATRMFVLEPHLISSASMAPTLVPGDVVIANKLGPSVSGVHSGDIVTLPSPDGNGRLIKRVVATGGQSVGLYSGELIVDGNAVDEPHVNRDQLGGIFFGPVTVPDGQVFLMGDNRLESVDSRQFGAVDAARVDATVLLVLPFGHP encoded by the coding sequence GTGTCCGTTGAGCGTGCCACAAGTGCGGGAGCGCCCGGCGGCGCCCGCAGAGGGGCGGTCCGGCCGGGGGTGGTTTACAGTGGGGTCCTGGTCCTGCTCATTCTGGCCACGCGGATGTTTGTCCTGGAGCCGCACCTGATCTCCTCGGCCAGCATGGCGCCGACGCTTGTGCCGGGCGATGTGGTCATCGCCAACAAGCTGGGCCCCTCAGTATCCGGCGTGCATAGCGGCGATATCGTCACGCTGCCGAGCCCGGACGGAAACGGGAGGCTCATCAAGCGCGTGGTGGCGACCGGCGGACAGAGCGTCGGATTGTATAGCGGGGAGCTAATCGTCGATGGGAACGCCGTGGACGAGCCCCACGTCAACAGGGACCAGCTGGGCGGCATATTTTTCGGGCCGGTGACGGTACCCGACGGGCAAGTCTTCCTGATGGGAGACAACAGGCTTGAATCCGTGGACTCCCGGCAGTTCGGGGCGGTCGACGCCGCGCGAGTGGACGCAACGGTTCTGCTGGTCTTACCCTTCGGCCATCCATGA
- a CDS encoding bifunctional copper resistance protein CopD/cytochrome c oxidase assembly protein, with protein MAIGIRPAASVVLVAAALLSLVWAYVHGGGSEPGLLDKSGPLVLWGLPVAKLCFNAAAAGTIGALALGAYAIPSRGPAFARVVRFAGRAAVLWVVSAAALCVLGFHAVANTAPFSAGSGALLVSFLVAPGPGRTAAASVLMAAVVVVLCFSIRSRREAFATALVAVAGLVPPVLSSHAAGGVDHADSTVSLALHVAAAAVWMGGLLTLFVLRRTLTDVGLGTVVRRYSTLALASFMVLAVSGLLSAWAAIGSLGQLASPYGSIVLAKTAALVVLGAFGAVQRRAAIARLHRDPGRGTRPFAMLVVLELVVMAAASGLAAALGRTSPPTGASSASSASVLPGPGIREAVTRWELDPLWTLLCGFAVVLYLAGVRRLRHSGERWPVRRTGLWLLGIAVLFTVTNGGLHVYQAELLSVHVLTQMLLTAVIPLLLVPAAPLTLAELTIRPETGGTPSAGGFIRNIVRPLLNAAAAKPVIPALVLAATLLAFYYSPLLEYSARTQPGYGLMTLVALSSGCLFTAVLTRPLGPSHPKDRAARFSVLAGTAVLYAVYGQALQAQAPVLGQPWETAAGNPWPASWAATPETGGQFLLILAAVSLAALAVVVLFRSREERRSEPAQAAADKLSVRNGNRPRVR; from the coding sequence ATGGCAATCGGAATACGTCCTGCGGCAAGCGTCGTCCTGGTAGCGGCCGCGCTGCTCTCGCTCGTGTGGGCTTACGTCCACGGCGGCGGCTCTGAGCCAGGGCTCTTGGACAAATCGGGGCCGTTGGTGCTGTGGGGACTGCCGGTGGCGAAGCTGTGCTTCAATGCTGCAGCCGCCGGCACGATCGGCGCCCTCGCGCTGGGCGCCTACGCGATACCGTCCCGGGGACCTGCATTTGCAAGGGTTGTCAGGTTCGCTGGGCGAGCGGCTGTCCTGTGGGTTGTCTCCGCGGCAGCGCTGTGCGTTCTGGGCTTCCATGCGGTGGCCAATACGGCGCCGTTTTCCGCAGGATCCGGCGCGCTGCTGGTTTCCTTCCTGGTGGCTCCTGGTCCGGGCCGGACCGCCGCCGCGAGCGTTCTGATGGCCGCCGTCGTCGTTGTCCTGTGCTTCAGCATCCGTTCCCGCAGGGAGGCGTTTGCGACGGCGTTGGTTGCGGTGGCCGGCCTGGTTCCACCGGTTCTGAGCTCCCATGCGGCAGGCGGTGTGGACCACGCGGACAGCACCGTGTCCCTGGCCTTGCATGTGGCCGCGGCCGCCGTGTGGATGGGCGGACTGCTCACCCTGTTCGTCCTGCGCAGGACGCTGACGGACGTCGGCTTGGGGACAGTGGTGCGCCGCTATTCGACACTGGCGCTGGCATCCTTCATGGTGCTGGCGGTTTCCGGGCTGCTGAGCGCGTGGGCTGCGATCGGCAGCCTGGGCCAGCTGGCCTCGCCTTACGGCTCGATAGTCCTTGCCAAGACGGCGGCGCTTGTTGTGCTGGGGGCCTTCGGTGCGGTGCAGCGTCGTGCAGCGATTGCGCGGCTGCATCGGGACCCGGGCCGGGGGACAAGGCCGTTTGCCATGCTGGTTGTGCTGGAACTTGTTGTTATGGCAGCCGCCTCCGGCTTGGCTGCAGCGCTCGGCCGGACCAGCCCGCCCACCGGCGCTTCGTCCGCCTCTTCGGCTTCGGTGCTGCCTGGCCCGGGCATCCGCGAGGCAGTTACCCGCTGGGAACTGGATCCGCTCTGGACGCTGCTGTGCGGCTTCGCCGTCGTGCTGTATCTGGCCGGTGTGCGGCGGCTCCGACACTCCGGAGAACGGTGGCCGGTCCGGCGGACGGGCCTCTGGCTTCTCGGCATCGCTGTCCTCTTCACCGTCACAAACGGCGGACTCCACGTTTATCAGGCCGAACTGCTCAGCGTCCATGTCCTGACCCAGATGCTGCTGACCGCGGTCATCCCGCTGCTCCTCGTTCCAGCGGCGCCCTTGACCCTGGCGGAGCTCACCATCCGGCCCGAAACGGGTGGGACCCCGAGCGCCGGCGGCTTCATCCGGAATATCGTCCGGCCGCTGCTGAACGCTGCTGCGGCAAAACCGGTTATTCCTGCTCTCGTCCTGGCCGCTACGCTCCTCGCCTTCTACTACTCTCCGTTGCTCGAGTACTCCGCGCGGACCCAGCCGGGCTACGGCCTGATGACGCTGGTGGCGCTGTCCAGCGGCTGCCTTTTTACCGCTGTCCTGACCCGCCCACTGGGACCGTCACATCCGAAGGACCGGGCGGCAAGGTTCTCGGTTCTGGCCGGTACCGCCGTCCTGTACGCGGTCTACGGGCAGGCCCTTCAAGCACAGGCCCCCGTCCTTGGTCAGCCGTGGGAGACCGCCGCCGGCAACCCTTGGCCCGCCAGTTGGGCGGCGACCCCCGAGACGGGCGGGCAGTTTCTGCTGATCCTGGCAGCCGTCTCGCTCGCAGCCCTCGCCGTCGTCGTACTTTTCCGATCACGGGAGGAGCGTCGGAGCGAACCCGCACAGGCCGCGGCGGATAAGCTTTCCGTCCGGAATGGAAACAGGCCCCGTGTCCGTTGA
- a CDS encoding multicopper oxidase family protein has product MPKPYQRALTIPPVLGPKRTVIDADGQKHHFYHIVQKEGTGNIVPGLSTPLLTYNGSFPGPTIHVEQGEKISLRMDNLLPLTHPQLGHVLSTSTHLHGSASLPQYDGYASDVTSKGLCKDYEYPNFQPARTLWYHDHAVHTTAQNVYSGLAGHYHMHDPVERDLLPQGQFDVPLTISDAMFAQNGRLAYDDHTRSGLWGDIILVNGVPWPVMKVQRRIYRFRVLNASISRSYNLRLSTGDPVTMVATDGGLMPVAQRVASWRHASAERYEVLIDFSKYRAGQRVELRNASNKNNIDYDYTNRVMAFDVTDAPVDTSGPAARTMPTALASSTAMELKAADSVKTRRMRLKRDGDIWTVDGHTWQEVVDSGYQKVFADPDLGDVEIWEMENSSGGWFHPVHIHLVDFQILSRNGRAPFPYEKGPKDVVYLGEGETVRVLMKFEHHRGRYMIHCHNLPHEDHDMMAQFSVGYKSGDPDPNDPINAAPAHVPTED; this is encoded by the coding sequence ATGCCCAAGCCCTACCAGCGGGCCCTCACCATCCCGCCGGTCCTCGGACCAAAACGAACAGTTATCGATGCCGATGGACAGAAGCACCACTTCTACCACATCGTGCAGAAAGAGGGCACGGGGAACATCGTTCCCGGCCTGAGCACGCCGCTGTTGACCTACAACGGATCGTTCCCCGGGCCCACCATCCATGTCGAACAAGGGGAAAAGATCAGCCTGCGCATGGACAATCTCCTGCCACTGACCCATCCGCAGCTGGGCCACGTCCTCTCCACGTCGACCCACCTGCACGGATCGGCCTCGTTGCCGCAGTACGACGGGTACGCCAGCGACGTGACTAGCAAGGGACTCTGCAAGGACTACGAGTACCCGAACTTCCAACCCGCGCGGACGCTTTGGTACCACGATCACGCTGTCCACACCACGGCCCAGAACGTCTATTCCGGTCTTGCCGGGCACTACCACATGCATGACCCGGTGGAGCGGGACCTCCTGCCCCAGGGGCAATTCGACGTTCCCCTGACCATCTCGGATGCCATGTTCGCCCAGAACGGCAGGCTGGCGTACGACGACCACACCCGCTCCGGGCTCTGGGGAGACATCATCCTGGTGAACGGCGTGCCGTGGCCGGTGATGAAAGTCCAGCGCCGCATCTACCGCTTCCGTGTTCTGAACGCATCCATCTCCCGTTCCTACAACCTCAGGCTCAGCACCGGCGACCCGGTGACCATGGTCGCTACCGACGGTGGCCTGATGCCCGTCGCCCAACGTGTAGCGTCATGGCGCCACGCCAGTGCGGAAAGGTACGAGGTTCTCATCGATTTTTCCAAGTATCGGGCGGGACAGCGGGTCGAACTGCGCAACGCGTCCAACAAGAACAACATCGACTATGACTACACGAACCGCGTCATGGCTTTCGATGTCACCGACGCCCCGGTAGACACCAGCGGTCCGGCCGCACGAACCATGCCCACCGCGCTCGCATCCAGCACGGCGATGGAATTGAAAGCGGCCGATTCGGTCAAGACCCGGCGGATGCGGCTCAAGAGGGACGGCGATATCTGGACCGTAGATGGCCACACTTGGCAGGAAGTGGTCGATAGCGGTTATCAAAAAGTCTTCGCCGACCCGGACCTTGGCGACGTGGAAATCTGGGAGATGGAGAACAGCTCCGGCGGCTGGTTCCATCCGGTCCACATCCACCTTGTGGACTTCCAGATCCTCAGCCGAAACGGCCGAGCGCCATTCCCCTATGAGAAAGGACCCAAGGACGTCGTGTACCTCGGCGAAGGTGAAACGGTGCGCGTGCTGATGAAATTCGAGCACCACCGCGGCCGCTACATGATCCACTGCCACAATCTCCCCCACGAGGATCACGACATGATGGCCCAGTTCTCCGTCGGGTATAAATCAGGCGACCCCGATCCCAACGACCCGATCAACGCGGCACCTGCCCACGTACCAACAGAGGATTGA
- a CDS encoding holo-ACP synthase, with the protein MIVGIGVDVVEVSRFRKQLERTPGLVDRLFTPAERVLNTRSLAARFAAKEAIAKALGAPVGMNWQDCTICVDDGGDPYPEFTGTVAAAAEAKGVKFWHLSMSHDGDLATAMVVAER; encoded by the coding sequence ATGATTGTGGGAATCGGCGTTGATGTGGTGGAGGTGTCGCGCTTCCGGAAGCAGCTAGAGCGGACGCCGGGATTGGTGGACCGGCTGTTCACGCCGGCCGAGCGGGTCCTGAACACGCGCTCCTTGGCCGCGCGGTTCGCCGCCAAGGAAGCGATTGCCAAGGCTCTCGGCGCACCTGTGGGGATGAACTGGCAGGACTGCACCATCTGCGTTGACGACGGCGGAGACCCGTACCCGGAGTTCACCGGTACCGTGGCGGCCGCGGCGGAGGCCAAGGGTGTGAAGTTCTGGCACCTGTCCATGAGCCACGACGGCGACCTGGCTACCGCGATGGTCGTCGCGGAGCGGTAG
- the glmS gene encoding glutamine--fructose-6-phosphate transaminase (isomerizing) has translation MCGIVGYVGRRDLPAVSSSADLAPGIDSHSALDVVLEGLRRLEYRGYDSAGVAVIADGGIESRKKSGKLSNLVTELEERPLPVSLTGIGHTRWATHGGPTDQNAHPHLADDGKLAVIHNGIIENFAEVKGSLLAKGHTFLSETDTEVAAVLLGDIYRSLVKASGGKAVLAESMQQACQKLEGAFTLLAIHADEPDVVVAARRNSPLVVGLGENENFLGSDVSGFIDFTRRAVELGQDQIVTITPDSFEITDFFGKPAEGTEFHVDWDAAAAEKGGFPSFMEKEINDQPEAVGQTLLGRSDADGRLTLDEVRIDPAELKNVNKIIVLACGTSAYAGQVAKYAIEHWVRIPTEVELSHEFRYRDPIVDERTLIVSMSQSGETMDTLMAVRYAKEQGAKTLAICNTNGSTIPRESDAVLYTHAGPEIAVASTKAFLAQITAAYLLGLYLAQLRGNKFQGEIKDILSDLGAIPAKIQSVLDNADQIKKLAREMAETRSVLFLGRHVGFPVAMEGALKLKELAYIHAEGFAAGELKHGPIALIEEGQPVFVVVPSPRGRHSLHSKVVSNIQEIRARGAKTIVIAEEGDEAVKAYAEHVFYIPETPTLLAPLLATVPLQIFACELANAKGYDVDQPRNLAKSVTVE, from the coding sequence ATGTGTGGAATCGTAGGTTATGTAGGCCGCCGCGACTTGCCGGCCGTAAGCAGCAGTGCTGATCTTGCTCCTGGAATTGACAGCCACAGCGCCCTCGACGTGGTGCTGGAAGGGCTGCGGCGCCTGGAGTACCGCGGGTATGACTCTGCCGGCGTGGCCGTTATTGCAGACGGCGGCATTGAGTCCCGTAAGAAGTCCGGCAAGCTGAGCAACCTGGTCACCGAGCTGGAAGAGCGTCCCCTGCCGGTGTCGCTGACCGGCATCGGGCACACCCGGTGGGCCACGCACGGCGGCCCCACCGACCAGAACGCGCACCCGCACCTGGCCGATGACGGCAAGCTCGCCGTCATCCACAACGGCATCATCGAAAACTTCGCCGAGGTCAAGGGATCGCTGCTGGCCAAGGGCCACACCTTCCTCTCCGAAACAGACACCGAGGTAGCCGCCGTACTGCTCGGCGACATCTACCGCTCGCTGGTCAAGGCCAGCGGCGGCAAGGCCGTCCTGGCCGAGTCCATGCAGCAGGCCTGCCAGAAGCTCGAAGGCGCGTTCACGTTGCTGGCCATCCACGCCGATGAGCCCGACGTCGTCGTCGCCGCCCGCCGCAACTCGCCGCTGGTGGTCGGCCTGGGCGAGAACGAGAACTTCCTCGGCTCCGACGTCTCCGGCTTCATCGACTTCACCCGCCGCGCGGTGGAACTGGGCCAGGACCAGATTGTCACCATCACCCCGGACAGCTTTGAGATCACCGACTTCTTCGGCAAGCCGGCCGAAGGCACCGAGTTCCACGTGGACTGGGACGCTGCCGCCGCGGAAAAGGGCGGCTTCCCCTCCTTCATGGAGAAGGAAATCAACGACCAGCCCGAGGCCGTGGGCCAGACCCTGCTGGGCCGTTCCGATGCCGACGGCCGGCTCACGCTGGACGAGGTCCGGATCGACCCGGCCGAGCTGAAGAACGTCAACAAGATCATCGTGCTCGCCTGCGGTACCTCCGCGTATGCCGGTCAAGTGGCCAAGTACGCGATCGAGCACTGGGTCCGCATCCCCACCGAGGTGGAGCTCAGCCACGAGTTCCGCTACCGCGACCCGATCGTGGACGAGCGCACCCTGATCGTCTCGATGTCCCAGTCCGGCGAGACCATGGACACGCTGATGGCCGTGCGCTACGCCAAGGAACAGGGCGCCAAGACCCTGGCGATCTGCAACACCAACGGCTCCACCATCCCGCGTGAATCCGACGCCGTGCTCTACACGCACGCCGGTCCGGAGATCGCCGTCGCCTCCACCAAGGCGTTCCTGGCCCAGATCACCGCCGCGTACCTGCTAGGCCTGTACCTGGCGCAGCTGCGCGGGAACAAGTTCCAGGGCGAGATCAAGGACATCCTCTCCGACCTGGGTGCTATCCCGGCCAAGATCCAGTCCGTCCTGGACAACGCGGACCAGATCAAGAAGCTGGCCCGCGAAATGGCCGAGACCCGCTCCGTGCTGTTCCTGGGCCGCCACGTCGGCTTCCCGGTAGCCATGGAAGGCGCGCTGAAGCTGAAAGAACTGGCCTACATCCATGCCGAAGGCTTCGCTGCCGGCGAGCTCAAGCACGGCCCGATCGCGCTGATCGAGGAAGGCCAGCCGGTATTCGTCGTCGTGCCTTCGCCGCGCGGACGCCATTCGCTGCACTCCAAGGTGGTCTCCAACATCCAGGAGATCCGCGCCCGCGGCGCCAAGACCATCGTCATCGCTGAAGAGGGCGATGAAGCGGTCAAGGCCTACGCCGAGCACGTCTTCTACATCCCGGAGACCCCGACCCTGCTCGCACCGCTGCTGGCCACCGTGCCGCTGCAGATCTTCGCGTGCGAACTGGCCAATGCCAAGGGCTACGACGTGGACCAGCCGCGCAACCTGGCCAAGAGCGTCACCGTCGAGTAG
- the coaA gene encoding type I pantothenate kinase, with protein sequence MSEETPKTASSNGESNVTPFVELDRQTWSRLSNEIEQPLNQEDIERLRGLGEQLNMDEVREVYLPLSRLLNLYVGAAGELHKATTTFLGEQTRRTPFVIGVAGSVAVGKSTTARVLREMLRRWEGTPNVELITTDGFLYPNEELQRRGLMDRKGFPESYNRRALLRFVSEVKSGAEEVRAPWYSHLTYNIVPGKEIVVRRPDVLIVEGLNVLQPARPRADGRSGLALSDFFDFSIYVDAKTSYIEQWYVNRFQKLRTSAFANPESYFHRYASLTDEEAVETALSIWRRINEPNLEQNVLPTRGRAQLVLTKDADHSVRRMLLRKT encoded by the coding sequence GTGAGTGAAGAGACACCGAAGACGGCGTCATCCAATGGTGAGAGTAACGTCACACCTTTTGTCGAGCTGGACCGGCAGACATGGTCCCGGCTTTCCAACGAGATTGAACAGCCCCTCAACCAGGAAGACATCGAGCGGCTGCGCGGTCTGGGCGAACAACTGAACATGGACGAGGTGCGCGAGGTCTACCTCCCGCTGTCCCGGCTGCTTAACCTCTACGTGGGCGCGGCCGGCGAGCTCCATAAAGCCACCACCACCTTCCTGGGCGAACAGACCCGCCGCACTCCCTTTGTCATCGGCGTCGCCGGTTCGGTCGCCGTCGGAAAATCCACCACCGCCCGTGTGCTGCGCGAGATGCTGCGCCGCTGGGAGGGCACCCCCAACGTCGAGCTGATCACCACGGACGGTTTCCTCTACCCGAACGAGGAACTGCAGCGCCGCGGCCTGATGGACCGCAAGGGCTTCCCCGAGTCCTATAACCGCCGCGCCCTGCTGCGTTTTGTCAGCGAGGTCAAGTCCGGTGCCGAGGAAGTCCGCGCGCCCTGGTACTCGCACCTGACCTACAACATCGTCCCGGGCAAGGAAATTGTGGTCCGCCGTCCCGACGTGCTGATTGTCGAGGGGTTGAACGTGCTGCAGCCGGCCCGGCCCCGCGCGGACGGCCGCTCCGGCCTGGCGCTGAGCGATTTCTTCGACTTCTCCATTTATGTGGACGCCAAGACCTCGTATATTGAACAGTGGTATGTCAACCGGTTCCAGAAGCTGCGCACCTCCGCGTTCGCCAATCCGGAATCCTACTTCCACCGCTACGCGTCACTGACGGACGAAGAAGCTGTGGAAACGGCGCTGAGCATCTGGCGCCGCATCAACGAGCCGAACCTGGAGCAGAACGTGCTTCCCACCCGGGGCCGGGCACAACTGGTGCTCACCAAAGACGCGGACCACTCGGTTCGCCGGATGCTGCTGCGGAAGACCTGA